The genomic interval ACTTATCCATTTCAAAATAGAAATTCTCTTGTTGATTAAAGTTTGCTCCTGTAGATTTCTCTGCTGGAATTCTTGCTGTATACTGAGTATCTCCTATAAAGAAATAGATAAACTCCTCATTACCCATTTGCTCTACTATATTTACTTTTCCTACTAACGATGAATCACCAGGTTTTGCTGTATTTTTATTTCCTACATTTTCTGGTCTTATTCCAAACCATACATCTTTTCCTATATGCGCTTTTGCTTTTTCAGCTTTTTCTTTTGGTAATTCTAATTTGTCTCCATTAGCCAATTTTACAAGAGTTTTTCCTTCGTCTGAAATTAAAGAGGCTTTAACTATATTCATAGCTGGTGAACCAATAAATCCTGCTACGAATTTATTTGCTGGAGTATTATATAAATTTAATGGTGTATCTACTTGCATAATTTTTCCATAATTTAATACACAAATTCTATCACCCATTGTCATAGCTTCAACCTGATCATGAGTTACATAAATCATTGTTGCATTTTGTCCTTCTTCTTTTAATTGCTTATGAAGTTGAGTTATTCTTACTCTCATAGAAACTCTTAATTTTGCATCTAGGTTTGATAATGGCTCGTCAAATAAAAATACTTCTGGCTTTCTCACAATAGCTCTTCCTACAGCAACCCTTTGTCTTTGTCCTCCAGACATCTCTTTAGGTTTTCTATCTAAAAGATCTGTAATTTCAAGCTTCTCAGCTGCTTCTTTAACTCTTTTATCAATCTCATTTTTAGGAACTTTTGCCATTTTAAGTC from Cetobacterium somerae carries:
- a CDS encoding ABC transporter ATP-binding protein, with the protein product MAEVVLKKVEKQYPNGFKAVHGIDLNIKDGEFMVFVGPSGCAKSTTLRMVAGLEEITGGEIYIGEKLVNDLPPKDRGIAMVFQNYALYPHMTVYDNMAFGLKMAKVPKNEIDKRVKEAAEKLEITDLLDRKPKEMSGGQRQRVAVGRAIVRKPEVFLFDEPLSNLDAKLRVSMRVRITQLHKQLKEEGQNATMIYVTHDQVEAMTMGDRICVLNYGKIMQVDTPLNLYNTPANKFVAGFIGSPAMNIVKASLISDEGKTLVKLANGDKLELPKEKAEKAKAHIGKDVWFGIRPENVGNKNTAKPGDSSLVGKVNIVEQMGNEEFIYFFIGDTQYTARIPAEKSTGANFNQQENFYFEMDKCHLFDIETEKNITI